Proteins encoded within one genomic window of Brachybacterium muris:
- a CDS encoding Trp biosynthesis-associated membrane protein → MTAVLDRLTKPVVVLLGLASSLALAGTTALEWLRATAPDLTGTVIEVPVTGQEAAPAVMALGLVGAAASLASALSSVWVRWVTGPVLVLTGATAAVLSAGVFLDPEAAARAGVARATGLLGGDLHATTGTWPLLAVVPAVLVALAGLAVLVAGGRWRTGSRYRSAAVAAPQAAAASPQDDPAAAWDALTRGQDPTEYEVDPAQHTGPEPDRGHDAVGEDRSPRHDVAQ, encoded by the coding sequence ATGACTGCCGTACTGGACCGCCTGACCAAACCAGTCGTGGTGCTGCTGGGCCTGGCATCGTCACTGGCGCTGGCCGGGACCACCGCCCTCGAATGGCTCCGGGCCACCGCCCCCGATCTCACCGGCACCGTCATCGAGGTGCCCGTCACCGGGCAGGAGGCCGCCCCGGCGGTGATGGCCCTGGGGCTGGTAGGCGCGGCCGCATCGCTCGCCAGCGCCCTGTCCTCGGTCTGGGTGCGCTGGGTGACCGGTCCCGTCCTGGTGCTCACCGGGGCAACGGCCGCCGTGCTCAGCGCGGGAGTCTTCCTGGACCCCGAGGCCGCAGCCCGGGCGGGCGTCGCCCGCGCCACCGGGCTGCTCGGCGGTGACCTGCATGCCACCACGGGCACCTGGCCGCTGCTGGCCGTGGTCCCCGCGGTGCTCGTCGCCCTCGCCGGCCTCGCGGTCCTCGTGGCCGGAGGCCGCTGGCGCACCGGCAGCCGCTACCGCAGCGCTGCCGTCGCCGCCCCACAGGCCGCTGCCGCGTCCCCGCAGGACGACCCGGCCGCTGCCTGGGACGCCCTGACCCGCGGCCAGGATCCCACCGAGTACGAGGTCGATCCCGCCCAGCACACCGGTCCCGAGCCCGACCGGGGACACGACGCGGTGGGCGAGGACCGATCGCCGCGCCACGACGTGGCACAATGA
- a CDS encoding HGxxPAAW family protein: MPKTYAVPPPPPHNEGKTVAAWTLNLGVVLGAVLVALGMVRGESMFMIVGAGVMALAIVAGVGLSFAGLGQKSTKAEER, encoded by the coding sequence ATGCCGAAGACTTACGCCGTCCCGCCGCCCCCGCCCCACAACGAGGGCAAGACCGTGGCTGCCTGGACCCTCAACCTGGGTGTGGTCCTCGGTGCCGTCCTGGTGGCTCTGGGGATGGTGCGCGGCGAATCCATGTTCATGATCGTCGGTGCCGGGGTGATGGCGCTGGCCATCGTCGCCGGTGTGGGCCTGTCCTTCGCGGGACTGGGCCAGAAGTCCACCAAGGCCGAGGAACGGTGA
- a CDS encoding DUF2752 domain-containing protein — MRTERPQGAPVGPARGSRRALLPLALAAGGLAVALLVQAVFDPFRTDVPLCPVYHLTGLHCPGCGAIRSVHALLDGDLALALRSNAVLMVALPAVALGFGRWTLRRMRGLRTAAPPSSVVLAGAVIAVVFGILRNLPFFWFLAPVSFVGA; from the coding sequence GTGCGGACCGAGCGCCCCCAGGGGGCGCCCGTCGGTCCCGCCCGCGGATCCCGCCGTGCACTGCTCCCGCTTGCTCTCGCAGCCGGGGGACTCGCCGTCGCGCTGCTGGTGCAGGCGGTCTTCGACCCGTTCCGCACCGACGTGCCGCTGTGCCCCGTGTACCACCTCACCGGTCTGCACTGCCCCGGATGCGGAGCGATCCGCTCGGTCCACGCCCTGCTCGACGGTGATCTCGCGCTCGCTCTCCGCAGCAACGCAGTGCTGATGGTGGCGCTGCCCGCGGTCGCGCTCGGCTTCGGCCGGTGGACGCTGCGCCGCATGCGCGGCCTGCGGACCGCAGCACCGCCGTCGAGCGTCGTCCTGGCCGGCGCTGTCATCGCCGTCGTCTTCGGCATCCTCCGGAACCTGCCCTTCTTCTGGTTCCTGGCCCCCGTCTCGTTCGTGGGTGCCTGA
- the trpC gene encoding indole-3-glycerol phosphate synthase TrpC, translating to MTTTGTVLDDIIVGVREDLEQRRRAVGSRDLERLAVEIGPALDAEASLRGDGSTLGLIAEVKRSSPSKGELASIPAPADLAAIYEQGGAGAISVLTEQRRFRGSLADLDAVRARVEVPLLRKDFVVDPYQILEARAHGADLILLIVAALDDQQLRDFHDLTTELGMQALVETHTPEELERALAIDPAIVGVNARDLKTLDVDLDRAAGLLGDIPGHVLAIGESAVASVADVEAYARAGADAVLVGEALVTSGDTLTTVQSFRDVARRGRPATEGGPQ from the coding sequence GTGACCACCACCGGAACCGTCCTCGACGACATCATCGTCGGCGTCCGCGAGGACCTCGAGCAGCGACGCCGCGCGGTCGGCAGCCGCGACCTCGAGCGTCTCGCCGTCGAGATCGGCCCTGCCCTCGACGCCGAGGCCTCGCTGCGCGGTGACGGCAGCACCCTGGGCCTCATCGCCGAGGTCAAACGGTCCAGCCCCTCCAAGGGCGAGCTCGCCAGCATCCCCGCCCCCGCCGATCTCGCCGCCATCTACGAGCAGGGCGGTGCCGGCGCCATCAGCGTGCTCACCGAGCAGCGCCGCTTCCGAGGCTCCCTGGCCGATCTCGACGCCGTGCGCGCTCGCGTGGAGGTGCCGCTGCTGCGCAAGGACTTCGTGGTGGACCCGTACCAGATCCTCGAGGCACGCGCCCACGGCGCGGACCTGATCCTGCTGATCGTCGCGGCGCTGGACGACCAGCAGCTGCGGGACTTCCACGACCTCACCACCGAGCTGGGCATGCAGGCCCTGGTGGAGACCCACACCCCCGAGGAGCTCGAGCGGGCGCTGGCGATCGATCCCGCGATCGTCGGGGTCAACGCCCGCGACCTGAAGACCCTCGACGTCGACCTCGACCGCGCCGCGGGACTGCTGGGGGACATCCCCGGGCACGTCCTGGCGATCGGCGAGTCCGCCGTCGCGAGTGTCGCCGATGTCGAGGCCTACGCCCGCGCCGGAGCCGACGCCGTCCTGGTGGGCGAGGCACTGGTCACCTCCGGTGACACCCTCACCACCGTCCAGTCCTTCCGCGACGTCGCCCGCCGCGGTCGCCCCGCCACCGAAGGAGGTCCCCAGTGA
- the trpB gene encoding tryptophan synthase subunit beta — MTVPDLSRPTGDLRSHAGPWFGDFGGRFLPEALVPALDELSEVYEKAIVDPDFIAELQRLAEEYTGRPSLLSEAPRFSRLAGGARILLKREDLNHTGSHKINNVLGQALLTMRMGKKRVIAETGAGQHGVATATAAALFGLDCTIYMGEEDTRRQALNVARMRLLGAEVVPVTHGSRTLKDAINEAFRDWVTNVETSNYIFGTVAGPHPFPTMVRDLQRIIGEEARAQVLDRVGRLPDAVVACVGGGSNAMGIFHAFLDDTEPGEHVRLIGCEAAGDGVDTDFHAATIGRGTPGVLHGARSFLLQDEDGQTIESHSISAGLDYPGIGPEHAWLADIGRAEYRAVTDAEAMDAFALLSMTEGIMPAIESSHALAGALALGKELGKDAVILVNLSGRGDKDVHTASEWFGLLDGDPADESDDGTSPDGTDPEDAAATGTDGAVRHGRADLTPLRDLARTTMDAATAGTEEDA; from the coding sequence GTGACCGTTCCAGACCTGTCCCGCCCCACCGGCGACCTGCGCTCCCACGCCGGGCCCTGGTTCGGCGACTTCGGCGGGCGATTCCTGCCCGAGGCCCTGGTGCCCGCTCTCGACGAGCTCTCCGAGGTCTACGAGAAGGCGATCGTGGACCCGGACTTCATCGCCGAGCTGCAGCGCCTGGCGGAGGAGTACACCGGCCGCCCCTCCCTGCTCAGTGAGGCCCCGCGCTTCTCACGCCTCGCCGGCGGCGCCAGGATCCTTCTCAAGCGCGAGGACCTCAACCACACCGGTTCGCACAAGATCAACAATGTGCTGGGCCAGGCGCTGCTGACCATGCGCATGGGCAAGAAGCGCGTCATCGCCGAGACCGGCGCCGGTCAGCACGGCGTGGCCACCGCCACCGCCGCGGCCCTGTTCGGCCTGGACTGCACCATCTACATGGGAGAGGAGGACACCCGCCGGCAGGCCCTGAACGTGGCGCGGATGCGCCTGCTCGGCGCCGAGGTGGTGCCCGTGACCCATGGCTCGCGCACCCTCAAGGACGCCATCAACGAGGCATTCCGCGACTGGGTCACCAACGTGGAGACCTCCAACTACATCTTCGGCACCGTCGCCGGGCCCCACCCGTTCCCCACCATGGTGCGGGACCTGCAGCGGATCATCGGCGAAGAGGCCCGCGCCCAGGTCCTCGACCGCGTAGGGCGCCTGCCCGACGCCGTGGTGGCCTGCGTGGGCGGCGGCTCCAACGCCATGGGCATCTTCCACGCCTTCCTCGACGACACCGAGCCCGGGGAGCACGTGCGCCTGATCGGCTGCGAGGCCGCCGGCGACGGTGTGGACACCGACTTCCACGCGGCCACCATCGGCCGCGGCACCCCCGGTGTGCTGCACGGGGCACGCTCCTTCCTGCTGCAGGACGAGGACGGCCAGACCATCGAGTCCCACTCGATCTCCGCCGGACTGGACTACCCGGGTATCGGGCCGGAGCACGCGTGGCTGGCCGACATCGGCCGTGCCGAGTACCGCGCCGTCACCGACGCCGAGGCGATGGACGCCTTCGCCCTGCTGTCGATGACCGAGGGCATCATGCCGGCCATCGAGTCCTCCCACGCCCTGGCCGGTGCCCTCGCCCTCGGCAAGGAGCTGGGCAAGGACGCCGTGATCCTGGTGAACCTCTCCGGCCGCGGCGACAAGGACGTCCACACCGCCTCGGAGTGGTTCGGCCTGCTGGACGGCGACCCTGCCGACGAGTCCGACGATGGCACGAGTCCAGACGGCACCGACCCGGAGGACGCCGCAGCCACTGGCACCGACGGCGCCGTCCGCCACGGGCGCGCGGACCTCACGCCGCTGCGGGACCTGGCCCGCACCACGATGGATGCCGCCACCGCCGGCACGGAGGAGGACGCATGA
- the trpA gene encoding tryptophan synthase subunit alpha — protein MSEHAHGDRLRSAQVLERTRAEGRAALIGYLPVGYPDLAGSIDAARTLIDHGADMIELGLPYSDPVMDGPVIQRAATAALAGGVRNRDVITAVEQLSGRGAAILVMSYWNPVLAYGVDAFARDLASAGGAGLITPDLIPDEAGDWLAASETHALDRVFLVAPSSPRDRLEHVVEHTTGFVYAASTMGVTGTRTSVSAATEGLVQRTRDAGAQNVCVGLGVSTGDQAAQVGAYADGVIVGSAFVRTLLEAQDAGRGNDLTALAAVADDLRAGVDRARTGNRPTAGSAEGRA, from the coding sequence ATGAGCGAGCACGCGCACGGCGACAGGCTGCGATCGGCGCAGGTGCTGGAGCGCACCCGCGCCGAGGGCCGCGCCGCACTGATCGGCTACCTGCCCGTGGGATACCCCGACCTGGCCGGCTCGATCGATGCCGCCCGCACCCTGATCGACCACGGCGCCGACATGATCGAGCTGGGCCTGCCCTACTCCGATCCCGTCATGGACGGCCCCGTCATCCAGCGCGCCGCCACCGCGGCCCTCGCCGGCGGAGTGCGCAACCGCGACGTCATCACGGCGGTGGAGCAGCTCTCCGGCCGCGGCGCCGCGATCCTGGTGATGAGCTACTGGAACCCCGTGCTGGCATACGGCGTGGACGCCTTCGCCCGCGACCTCGCCTCCGCCGGCGGCGCCGGGCTGATCACCCCGGACCTCATCCCCGACGAGGCCGGTGACTGGCTCGCCGCATCCGAGACCCACGCACTGGACCGCGTGTTCCTGGTCGCACCCAGTTCGCCGCGGGACCGACTCGAACACGTCGTCGAGCACACCACCGGTTTCGTGTACGCAGCCAGCACCATGGGGGTCACCGGCACCCGCACCAGCGTCTCCGCCGCCACCGAGGGCCTGGTCCAGCGCACCCGCGACGCCGGCGCCCAGAACGTGTGCGTGGGACTGGGGGTCTCCACCGGGGACCAGGCAGCCCAGGTGGGGGCCTACGCCGACGGTGTGATCGTGGGCTCCGCCTTCGTGCGCACCCTGCTGGAGGCGCAGGACGCCGGCCGCGGCAACGACCTCACTGCCCTGGCCGCAGTGGCGGACGACCTGCGTGCGGGCGTGGACCGAGCACGCACCGGCAACCGGCCCACTGCCGGCTCCGCCGAGGGCCGCGCATGA